In Brassica rapa cultivar Chiifu-401-42 chromosome A06, CAAS_Brap_v3.01, whole genome shotgun sequence, a single window of DNA contains:
- the LOC103827523 gene encoding LOW QUALITY PROTEIN: F-box protein PP2-B10-like (The sequence of the model RefSeq protein was modified relative to this genomic sequence to represent the inferred CDS: substituted 1 base at 1 genomic stop codon) — protein sequence MSETTLLKNLLSETFQKQKMMAKNHGVESSGEGRGKIGSASSPFDSFPEDCISKIVSFTSPRDTCVAATVSKAFESAVNSDVAWEKFLPPEYESLVPRSRDFSSKKDMYFALCDEPVLIDDGTKSFWLEKASGKRCIMLSAMNISIIWGDTPQYWEWITIPEARFKRVAELLNVCWFEIRGRVNTRVLSPRTRYSAYLVFKKADHCYGFDDVAIEAGVGVVGHEASTRTICFEMDDDDXGEMGWIYPQEREDGWMEVELGEFFTGGDVMDSHEIEMSALETRELGWKRGLVIQGIEIRPANIQ from the exons ATGTCAGAGACCACTTTACTAAAGAATCTATTGTCTGAAACTTTCCAAAAGCAGAAGATGATGGCGAAAAATCACGGCGTTGAATCTAGCGGCGAAGGCCGAGGAAAGATCGGTTCGGCTTCGTCTCCGTTCGATTCCTTTCCGGAGGACTGCATCTCCAAGATAGTCTCATTCACAAGTCCACGTGATACCTGCGTCGCAGCTACGGTGTCGAAAGCCTTTGAATCTGCCGTCAACTCAGATGTGGCGTGGGAGAAGTTTCTTCCGCCGGAGTATGAATCTCTAGTTCCTCGATCACGAGATTTCTCATCCAAGAAAGATATGTACTTCGCGTTATGCGACGAGCCTGTTCTCATCGACGATGGTACAAAG AGCTTTTGGTTAGAGAAAGCAAGTGGGAAGAGGTGTATCATGTTATCTGCGATGAACATCTCGATCATATGGGGAGATACTCCACAGTATTGGGAATGGATTACAATTCCTGAAGCTAG GTTTAAAAGAGTCGCAGAGCTTCTTAATGTATGTTGGTTTGAGATACGAGGCCGGGTGAATACTCGTGTCCTATCTCCAAGAACTCGTTACTCGGCTTACCTTGTGTTCAAGAAAGCGGATCACTGTTACGGCTTTGATGATGTGGCTATAGAAGCTGGGGTTGGAGTGGTGGGGCATGAAGCTTCTACAAGAACCATATGCTTTGAaatggatgatgatgattagGGAGAGATGGGATGGATCTACCCACAGGAGAGGGAAGATGGTTGGATGGAGGTAGAGCTTGGTGAATTCTTCACTGGAGGAGATGTGATGGATAGTCATGAGATTGAGATGAGTGCTTTAGAGACTAGGGAGCTAGGTTGGAAGCGTGGCTTGGTCATTCAAGGAATTGAAATCCGTCCTGCAAATATCCAGTAA
- the LOC103827524 gene encoding putative F-box protein PP2-B2 yields MMQATMGQKQGVESRVEDIIMTGPSPFDFLPEDCISKIISFTSPRDACVAASVSKTFESAVKSDIVWEKFLPPEYSSLIPRSRAFSSKKELYFALCDYPVLIEEGKKSFWLEKASGKRCIMLSSKEVWITWGSSPQYWRWVSVPESRFEKIAELLSVCWFEIRAGMHTRYLSPGTRYSVYIVFKTEDGCPGLGDIPVEAGVGLVGQESSQKLIYFVGPSGRRRDRERRDVTRPKERGDGWMEAELGELYNESCCDDISVSVVETKSPYWKRGLIIQGFEFRPSKTQ; encoded by the exons ATGATGCAGGCAACGATGGGACAAAAACAAGGCGTTGAATCTAGAGTCGAAGATATCATCATGACGGGTCCGTCACCGTTCGATTTCTTGCCGGAGGATTGCATCTCCAAAATAATCTCCTTCACAAGTCCACGTGACGCTTGCGTCGCCGCTTCGGTTTCTAAAACGTTTGAATCGGCGGTTAAGTCAGATATCGTGTGGGAGAAGTTTCTTCCGCCGGAATATTCCTCGTTGATCCCACGATCGAGAGCTTTCTCGTCCAAGAAGGAACTCTATTTCGCTCTCTGCGATTATCCTGTTTTAATCGAAGAAGGaaaaaag aGCTTTTGGTTAGAGAAAGCAAGTGGAAAAAGATGTATTATGTTATCTTCGAAGGAAGTGTGGATCACATGGGGAAGTAGTCCACAATATTGGCGATGGGTTTCAGTTCCTGAATCTAG GTTTGAAAAAATAGCAGAGCTACTCAGTGTATGTTGGTTTGAGATTCGTGCGGGGATGCATACTCGTTACCTATCTCCAGGAACTCGTTACTCGGTTTACATTGTGTTCAAGACAGAGGACGGATGTCCTGGATTGGGTGATATCCCGGTTGAAGCTGGAGTTGGGTTGGTTGGACAAGAATCTTCTCAAAAGTTGATATACTTTGTTGGGCCTAGTGGTCGAAGGAGAGATAGAGAAAGGAGAGATGTGACGAGACCAAAGGAGAGGGGAGATGGGTGGATGGAAGCTGAGCTTGGTGAGCTGTACAATGAATCGTGTTGTGATGATATATCGGTTAGTGTTGTTGAGACTAAGTCTCCTTATTGGAAACGTGGTTTGATCATTCAAGGATTTGAATTTCGCCCCTCGAAAACTCAGTAA